The genome window ACCAACGATATTCCATTATTCATTGGTGGATTTATGAGTCTCATTGCATTCTCTACGGGGAGTGAAAGGTGGAAAAAGTTCTGTCGACCAATTCTATCATTTGTTCTAGTAACAATATTTATTTTAATATTGAAATATTACGATAGATCCTGGATTACTATCTTTCTTATTATTCCGTTTCTTACTATCAATGAAATGGCTAATAATAATCAATCTAGATCGGTAGGATTCGGTAGAGCTGCTTTAGAACTGGTTTCAATTGTAATCTTATCAATCTTTCTAGCATTTTTGTTGGTTAAATTTTCAGATCGCTTCGTATTTTTTGACAGAAATATCTGGGATCTAATATCCAGCAATATCGATCACAAAATTTTATCGATTCTAGATGGTCCCCAAATTCTAAGTCTAAGCTTCTTCGGAGCAATTTTGAACGGTCATATAAAGTCTGTTTTTGGGACATTCGTGTGGGGACATTCTCAGTTTTCTGAGTGGATGTATATTTTCTGTGGCATAGTAGTCACGTTTTTGTCCACCCAAGGTTGGAAGAGCTATCGAGAAAGTACCACTGTCCTTAAAGCAAGCTTCATTGGGGTTGCAATGGTCGTTTCATATACTGCTTGTATATTGATAATAACATCGATCTCTCTTCCGTATGTTGATCATAGCAAGATCCTACTGGAATCATATACTAAAATTAGGTTGGTTGGCCCCTTGATATTTCTATACTTTATGTTTGTGGTAAGAGGGTTTGGCTCACTGAAAACAGACACACACGAAGTATTTGGACTGCGATTAGGAATTTTTTGTTATGTTGCATTGGTTAATATGTACTTTTTACCCAAATTCTTTTATTATGACAAGTTTTGGTAATCTCTAGCTATGATGTTGTAACACGTGAAATATGATTTTCTATTATTGGTATGAGACTTTTTCCTTCATTTGGAATAAAATCTCTCCAGTATTTAACCGACTGACTGTTGAATCGATTTTTCTTTAGAACCTCAGTCTTTAGAAACGGGTAGTCAAAATCCTTGAGAAGTAGATCCCATGCAAAGATTGTTGAGTTAAATGGTCCTCGCTGTACCCAGTCTTGATATTGAAACTTATCACCCATCATTTTGCAATGTTCGGCAATGTGAATGAAGGGAAAGAGGGGGTTGAGAGATATAGAGTGTCTTGCTGTTCGTCCACTTAAGCCCACCTCATATCTTACGATTATCTCTTCTTTGTCATCTAGAATTCCAATTTGGTCTATAAACTTTCTAAAGTATGGGTGCATAACAATTTGTGGTGTAAAACACAGAAAGAAGGACTGGATATGACGGCAGTTTTTTTCAAAGCTATCGTTCATTCCCCATAGTCCGGAAGTTTGTTTAAGTAGGAAGTTGTAAGTATTAGATATATCCCGAAAGGGCCCGTATACACTATCATTTAGAAAGAACAAGTGATTTCTCTCTAGGGCTTCAGGGCAGCTGATCAGGGCTTGCTTCCAAGAAGCAAAGTCTAGTCCAGTATTTTTTCGACTAATAATTTTGTGGGTATACTTTTTTGCTCTATCGATCTCATAAGGGCTAAGCTTGTCTGAAGTTGATATTAGGATAGGAGCAACTCCTATTTCACAGAGGAATTTAAGGTGGTGGATGACATAATTATCAATTAGGCCGTGAGGGTCCCAGTGAGCAAATAGTGCAAAATTTCTTTCCCCTGTATTTGCAATATTTCCGTCGACAGAGAAGTTGATACTTCTTTTAATTGAGTATTGGTTAACTATTGCTAGTTTTGCTGTCTGCCGCTCAAGAAATCGACCGATCTTTTCCATCATAAATTCTCATTGTTTTGCAGTAGTTGATTGACCAATCGCTTCGTTTGGATTGCAGTACCTTCTTCGTGTTGATCGGCGATATATCTGCTAATTCCTCGTCTAATGTTATCCCACAAGTGCTTAGAGTTATAGAGCCTAATACAGTCCTCAGCAAACTTGCCAGGGTTGTCGATGGCTGCAGTAAGGCAATTGATATTATCGGACCACCCCATCTGCTTTTCTATGATAGGTGTAACTACACAAGGTAGGCCGTAGCTACATGCATCGTAGGCTTTTTGAGGAATTCCGGCGGCGAAACGCGTGGGGACTACCATAACTCGATACTTTGAAAGCTCAACTTTTAAGTTATCCACTCTCCCTGCGAATACTAGGTTTGATTCGTACTTGCGGAAAACCGAGTTTTTTACAAGTCTATTGTATCCTACAAGTACCAGTTTTATTTCCGGAAGCTCTCTTTTTATTAAGGGAAATACCTTTTCCATAAACCAGATTATGGAATCCGAGTTTGGTGTAGGATGGCCATGTATGCTCCCAAGAAAAACAAGGTGTTTCCGGTTCTCAAATGTGTTGGAAGAGAAGTTATTCACAAGGTCATGACCTATAACAAACGCGCTGTTCTGATTCGGGTTGCTCAATTGCTTCAACTCGTTTTTTGAGACCGCTGTGACAAAATCGGCAAGTTTAGCTAGCTCAAACTCGCTATACTTTCTACTCCGGTAAACACTTTTTTCTGCTTTCCCTCGAACTTTTCGCTCAAGCAACTCTCTATTTGTAAAAATTGCCTCTGCGTCATAAATAACTTTAAGGGAACTGCTTCTGATACTTGAAAGACAATGATCTGCAAAGTATGACATATTGTGGGGGCGAGACACCCAAATATACTGATAAAAGTTACTTCGATCTTCTATGAAGGACCGAAGCTTAAACATCTTTCCTGAGGAGATAATTTCTACGCAACGTGGTAATTCACTGTATATCTCATGCCATCCGCAATCATTGCCGATTGTTGGATAGATGGTGACAAAGAAATCGTTGGAAAGTTGTTTTAGAATCTGAAGAGAGCGAGGAAAACCAGCACCTAAGAACGGTACGGGAGGACTATCGTCTATAAAAAGCAGTCTTGGCTTCATCTTAGTTGGAGTTCTATTCCAAAAAGAAGGCACTCCAGGTAGAGGCTTTGATTTCAGGAAATCTTTGTGTTTATTAAGAAACTTTACCCTGTTCCTATTCATCATACTTAATGCAAAATTTGAGAGTTGCGCGCTTCCAAACTCAAAGTGGGTGATCACTGCACGAGGTTGATATACCACTTTGTAACCTTGCTTTTGAAGCTCTATGCAATAGTCAGTTTCTTCGTAATATGCGGGAGCAAACTGTTCATCAAACATTCCTAGATTGCTAAAAAGCGAACTTCGAGTAAGTAGAAAAGCCCCAGAACAGTAGTCTGTATCTCGCTCAAACATGAATTCGCCGGAGTGAGGGTGACATCCTCGACCATAAGCGTGGCAAGTACCATCTCTCCAGATGACATTGCCAGCTTCTTGCAAGGAGCCATCTGTGAGAACAACACGACCACCAACGGCTCCAATTTTTCCGTCGCTTTGAATTGTTTTGAGAGCAGCAAAGAGTGTTCCTGGATAGACAACTGTATCGTTATTAAGAAACAAGATATTTGGGGCCCGAACATGCTTAAAGGCCTGATTACATCCTTTCAAGAATCCGATGTTTTCTCTATTCCTGATTACTGTACAGTTCTTAATTCTCTTCAGAATTTCGTTGGTCGAATCTATTGAACAGTTGTCGATTATTATGATCTCAGCATTTACTTCTCCTACACATCCTAATAGAGATTGAAGGCAAAGGAAAGATAGCTCAGCTTTGTTATAGAGGATAATGACTATGGATAGACTTGGTGTCTCAAATAGTGGGAACTTCAATGTGGAATCTGAAAATAGAAATCGAGAATATTCCTTCTGTGCTTGTTTGCTAAAATGGTCTTTGGAGATTCTAGTAAAGCTTACTTTCTCTGGCCTTGAAGTAATATGACTTGGAATAAACCTAGTGAAGCCATACTTGGCAAGGCGTAGGCCAAGTCCGGACCAATCCCTTTTGATAAGAAGTCTACTTGTAGTCAATGATTTTTTTAATAGACCCACACTAAATCCTAATTTGTAATTGTATTGGCAATATTTAGTGATTGTACTGATTGGTAGGAGGATATTAGATCTTGATCGTAGTTGTCTTTGTCAAATTGATCAATGACTTCAAATATTCTTATATCATGACGAATATCTATAGTCTGGGTTAAATCGTTATTGTGTATTGCGGCAGTTACTTTATAGGTGCCGCTGGCAAGGTCCAGCCTTTCAAATTCAAATCTAACGACTTTATTTCCGGTGGATAGCCCATCGTTCGAAGAAATTTTGTCAGCGAAGATCTTTGTATTTCCTCCGAATAACCTGATGTTATGGCAATTATTGATTGCGAATCCAATTATTGGTTCTAGCTTGTGTTTTCGTGGAATTTCAACTTGAATTTCTAAAAACCAGCCTTCTCCGGTAACTAAGCTTGAGTTCTTGGTTAAGGGGCCAATTTGAACCTTAGAAATTTTTCCATCTTTACCAAGATTTTGATCTTTTTCTTTTTGAAGTTTTTCTACACGAAGAGTTTCTAGCCTTAATGCTTCTGGCATCGCATCAAGTTCACGTTTTCTTAGTAGGCTCTTATAAAATGAAATCGCACTGGATGGGTGTCCTTCATAAGCAATCTTACCTTCATCGAAAACATAGATTTTATCGGCCATCTGTTTTACTGTATCTAGGTCGTGTGATACAAGTATCAACGTCGCTCCGGAGTTTCTAATATCTTCCATGCGTTTTAGACACTTCTTCTGAAAGCTGTCATCTCCAACAGCAAGAATTTCGTCGATTAGAACGACTTGAGCGTTAATGGAGGTCGTGCACGCGAAAGCAAGCCTCATATACATACCACTACTAAAAGTCTTCACTGGTAAGTCAAAATATCCTCCTATATCAGCAAATTTGATAATCGACTCAATGATTAAGTCGACTTCAGCTGGAAGTAAACCCATGAGTGTCGAAGATAAATAGACATTTTCACGTCCCGTTAGCTCAGGGTCGAAGCCTGCTCCTAGCTCGATTAGAGGAGCCACTTTTCCACTGATTGAAATTGATCCTGTCCGTGGTTTAATGATTCCAGCGAGGCACTTTAGGAGAGTAGACTTTCCCGAACCGTTATGGCCTATAAAGGCAATACAGTCTCCATTTCTTGCTTCTATAGAGACTCCTCTAAGCGCTCTTCGTATATAAGTTCTATGTTTACCATTGATCTTGTTTATCATGAACTCTTTAAAGGTATTTGTTCTAATATTCGGCAGTTTATACTCAACTGATACACCTACACAAGAAACTGCGAGTGATTCTTTAGATATCATAGACAAACTCATCTTTTAGCTTATTAAATGTAAGGTATCCAACAACTATAGACAGCATAGAGAACGCTGTAGCAGTTAACAATGCTTCAATTTCAGGTACTACTCCTGTGAACATTACATCTCGAGTTATATCTAAATAGTAGGTTAGTGGATTTAAGTCGAGAATCATCCGAAATTTCTCAGGAATGGCAGACTTGGGGTAGATGATCGGAGTAGAGTAAAAAAGAATCGTTAGAATAGGATCTAGAAGGTGGCCAATATCACGAAAACGAACATTGAGACTGGCTAATGTCAACGAAACACCGAATATGAAAGTTGCAAAAATTCCGATACATAGGGGAAGAAATAGTATAGTCAGGGGTAGATTGCCTTTTATTGCTATAGAGATTGCTGCAAAAGGTACCAACGATAGTAAGAAGTTAATCAGAACAGAAGATACACTAGCAAAAGGAAATAGCGATGCTGGAACTTTCACTTTTTTCAATAGGGAGCCGTTAAATAGAATACTATTGACACCAATACTCAAGCTTTGTTGGAAGAAGTTCCAAATTAGAATACCCGTCAATAGAAATAGAGAGTAATTTTTTACCTCAAAACGAATTATATATGAAAACACTGCAGACAAAACAGCCATATAGAGGAGTGGATTAAGCATACTCCAAAAGTATCCTAGGAGCGATCCACGGTATCGCAGTCTTAGGTCTCTTTTAATCAGTTGGACGATTAGTGAACGAGCGATCCTAATCTTTCTCAATTTGTAGTTAATTGAGCTAGAGATGGCCAGTTTTTTTCCGATCATTCAAGAATCCTTATTGGTATATTTTTTATATGCAGAAAGAATAAACTCTTTGCTGAAATTCTATGTTTATGCCACATTTCCACGACAAATAGCCTTGACCATTGACGATCTACTGGACGTTCATAGCAGAGTGAAGGTAAGATTATCTAACTCTAAAAACTTAGTGAACACATTATTATGGAAAATATTAGCTCTCTTGGTAGCTTCAATGTTAGATACAAAACAAAAAGTTGGATATTTAATATAACTGATTTGTTATTTTCTACAAATAGGACCCTACTTTTTCTTGCTGACTACTCGATTATAGTAATTGCATATATTCTATCAACTAGTCAAAGTCCCTTTGCCTCAGTAGCTCAAAAGACTGACTTTCATATTTACATAGGGTCATTTGTATTCGCTTCAATTTTCTGTCTCTCTGCATTGGGGTTAGGTTACTACGAAAGAACTAGACGATACTCATTTTATAAAGTCATAACAAATGGCGCTCTTTCTAGCTTGATAGCCCTTATTGCAACAATTTCTATCATGTACTTTGTTTTCTATGACGTGTTCGGACGTAAAACATTCCTCTGGGGTACGTGTGGTGGATATTTAGCAGTAACCGCTTTTAGATTGCTACTTTCTGTGGTTTACCGGCGAAACCCTTACAAATTTACAATTGTTGGTGACTCACCTATTCTAAGTGAGATGAAGGCTTTTTGCAGTGATCCTAATAATAGAGAAGTCAAGTACTTTCGTTATGTAGAGTGGCCATTTAGTGGTAATCAACCTAACTTAGAGTGCCTCAGTGAAAGGTTTTGTGACATAGTTTTTAGTAAAGAAGCTTTAAGTGCAGCTCATGCAGAGAATATAGCAGTATGGGCAGTAAAGAATGGATACAGAGTTTTTAATGAGAATGACATGTACTCCAGTCTCTTTGAAAAAGTTCAGTTGGATGCGATATCTAAGTCTTGGCTGATTGAGAAAGGCTTAAATGCAAGAAATTTCTCTACGGAGATATGTATGCGCTTGATTGATATATTATTGTCGCTTGTTTCTATCGTCTTCCTCTCTCCTATTTTTCTAGTGATTGCTCTATCCATATTTATTACGGACAGAGGGCCTGTACTTTTTAATCAGACCCGTATGGGTAGATACGGTAGACCATTTAAGATGTTCAAATTTAGAACTATGTATGTAGATAGGAGTTGTATCGAGGCTAGTGAAGGTTTTACGCGAAATGGAGATAATAGAGTAACGTCAATAGGAAAGCTACTACGCCCACTTCATTTAGACGAGCTGCCGCAGTTGATTAATATATTCTTGGGTCATATGTCTATTGTCGGGCCTCGTCCTGAAGCTGTAGGATTCGCGCAAAAGATGTCGAAGGAGATTGATCTGTACGAGATGAGATATTTGGTCAGGCCAGGCTTGACAGGTCATGCTCAACTTATGGCCGGATATGCTATGGATACAGTCGACGATACCAAAGTTAAGCTTTCCTTCGATTTTTTCTTTTTAATAAACTATAATATTTTCTTTTACCTTCGAATTGTTTTACGAACTGTCTTTGTGGTGCTCAGATCTGCTCTTGGTAGGAGGTCCTTAGAATAAAGTCAAGCCTACGCTTCTCTATTATCTCACTATGAACTAAATTAGCGACGTCTTCTTTAGGAACGACAATGCCCCGATTTGCTCTACAGAAATTGATCATCTGTATATGATTGTTGTTGATAGATTGTTCCGTATTCTCAATCTGGAGTATCCAAGGTTTTAGGTCATGTGAAAGGAATATGGATTCCTGATACCCTAAGATAGTTGGAAAGCCCCACGCTAAATAGTCACGCGTTTTAAGGGGGCATGCCTCTTTAAGCCCACAGCGATGAATCGCAAGACTGGAAACAGCGATATCACATGACTCCACAGCTGCTTCTAGTGCGAGATTGGACAGAAATCCCGCATAATTTACATTGTGGAGCGTACTCTTAGCTAGAAAATTTCCAATCATCAGTAATTCGATCTCATCTTTGTAGTATTCAGCAAAATTGTAAAGCTTGTCTACGCCGTGCCATGGGTATTCTTTTGAAACCATGAATAGCAAACGGATTTTTCTACCGACATTGCCCTTTTTCCGGATGGTTGTTTGATGTATGTCAATGCTGTTATATGCAACATGAGTTGGTTTGTTGAATTTCGATATTGAAGTGTCTGATGCAATTTCGTGAGTAACAGTTACGAATTTTTCGGCCATCCTAAAGACATACGATCTAGTCATCCGGTTGTATCGTTCTACCAGGTGGGAGAGAAGGCTCCTACTTGTCAAAGATTCCCGCTCTTTCAGATCGAGCATGTTTATCTCAACGGTAACGTCAGCTTGCTTCTTTAGCTTGTATATTGCAATCATGAACGGTTTTAGAAGTTCATATCGCATGTAGATATTCGTTGGACTATATTCGGAAACCGAATCTAGTAGTTTAGGAAAGTTTAAAAACTTCGCGAACTTATATTCCGAATCAATAAACTTGACTCCACTAGGCGATGCAAAAATGTATTCATATTGAAAATCGAATTGAGGTAGCTGATTACCCTCAATGTAGGGTGGAATTAAGAAAAAAGCTTTAGTTTGTACTCCTAAGTCATTCCATGAACGGATCTGATCAATAATTTTTTTAGACAGACCATCATATTTCCATATCTCTACGGTGACTATGTAGGCAACTTTCACGTTTAGGTATCCCTTAAATTTATATTTATCTTGATGATTCCATTTTGCTTGGTCATAGTATGAACTAAGCAAACAAAATCGACAATGCGGTCGACTCTAAAGCTCTGGGAGGGTGTCTTTGTATAATGCTCTTGAAATGCGTTATATGAGCCCCATGACTATATTTCTAATAATAGGTTATTTACTGGTATTGCTACGGGGACCATTGTCATTTTGGTTCGGAGGTCTTTCGAACTTTATAGTTCTTTTAGGGTTTTTGGTACCTGCACTAGTCTTTACTATTAGAAAGCTAAATTGGAAGGTTTCACTTAATGGAACGGTTGTATCAGCATTTTTGTTCAATTTGTACATTTTGATATTAGCAGCCCTGGGAGACGAACCTATAAGATCGTTTCTTGGTTTAATGCTATTTAACTACTACTTTATTCTCTTCTACTTCATTCACCTTGCTCAGTGCAACAACCTATCAAGATTGTCAGATATCAAATACGTTATTTGGTTTATCCTAGTAGTTCTAGCAGCATTTTCCTCCGTCGAAATTATATTCGATTTTCCCTTGTCGACTTTTAGGCAATACAGGAATCCACCGCCCCTTGATCGCATATATGCCCCTTTTCGGATCTCATCTAGCATAGGATCTACTCTACCGTTTGGTGTAGTTATGTCATATGTTTGTATCTACTTTTTCAACAGGCTTTTGTATCGTTATAGTAGTGCGAATACCATAGCTCTGATCATTTCTATTTTCTTAGTCCTTGGAACATATAGCAGAGGTGCACAAGGGACTGTAATCACAGGACTAATAATAGCTTCATTTATTAGATTCATAATTGGTGTAAATTCACCTGGTCTGCTGAAATTGAAGTTGTCTGGCTTTTACCTATTTGGTGTAACTATTGGAAGTCTGTCTTTACTGGGGCATGCTTTTCTTCCAAAGGCGCTCACCCAGAGAATTTATAACATATTCAACTGGACTACTGAAACCTCTAACGTAAATCGATTTGGCTCGTGGAAAGGAGTTATTGGAACATTAGAAAATTGGCAGGATTGGCTTTTTGGAAGGTCTTTAGGAACCTATGGTAATGCACTAAGTTACTTTGATTTACCGGTTGGGGTTACGCTCAAAACCGTCACTGAATCTTACTACCTTAAAATTCTGGCTGAGACTGGTTTACTAGGTCTATTCCTTTTCATGTGTATAATTATATCTGCCGGCTATCATACTTATCGTTCATATTGCCTTTCCAACAACATAGAGACAAAAGTTCTTGCTTCATTTTGTTTCTCTGCATTATTTGCTCACGGAATAGAGTTGTTGTTCCTTCAGTCTCTTGAGTCAACAAGCGTAGGGTTCATATTTATGTATACACTTGCTATTTCTAGTTCGATTTCTTCCAAAGCTGAATATGAGGCTAAATACGGTGGATAGCTACTTAGATCTAAGGGTTCTTTTGAAATTAGCTTGGGCTAATATATTATACATAGTTTGGATAGTTCCTCTTATTTTGATCATAAGTTATAGCTATCATCTTAATAACCCTCCCCGCATTGAAAGAATCTATGACATAAAAATTATCTCATATTCACAAGAGGTGTTTAGAAAATTTCAATCTACAGAATCTGAAATTGTATCGCAGGTAGAAACTACTGTTGGGAAAAATATTTGTTCTGGAAGGTTCTGTGAGAACATGAGGTTAGATATAGTATATTCGACGAACTATGTTAGACTGAAGACATCGCACATGAGTGAATCTGAATCGGAGATTATTGCCTTTCATTTTAAGGAATTTTTAGAAAATAGAGTGCAATTCTCCGGAGTCAACGCTGTTCCTAAGCGTGATGAAAAAATCATCGAATTGGTTGGTGAATCAATCAATCTGATTTATGACCTGCAAGTAATTTACAACACACTAGTTCAAGAATTCTTGAATCGCAAGTTTTCCAATACAGATGGATTAGACTCGAAATTCTATAATAATAACTACTCTAGTATAGTCAATAAGGTTCTCTATGAGATGGAATCTGCTTCTCAAAGAGCAGCTAGAGCCTTTAGGGATTATTCACTCCACATGCCAAGTTCTTCTGTGGAGAACAAGAGATTGGAACTAAATAGTCTTCTAGAAAGAAAATACAATCTAGAAAAGGAGTTTCTCATTAAAAAAGAAAAGATAGAGAACTACTATCTATATTTCGACTCTCTGCAGGAATCACAATTAATCACTCCTGTAATGTTGAGTGATCCTAAACTTCAAAGTAAGAACGAGAGCGTCTATCAAACAATCTCGATAAGAGGTGGGATAGTTGCAACCTTAAGTTGCATTTTGCTAATTCTTACTTACCTGATATTCCTGATAGTTAAGTATAAGAGTCAGGTCTTCATATCGGTAACGAAAGTATGAATGAAAGATTCACTGTACTTTTGCCAGTATATGCTCTTGACCATCCAGAAAGGCTATCTGTCTGTCTTGAGTCAATCACAAGGCAAGTTCCAAAACCTCAAGAAATCGTAATAGTAATAGATGGTCCAATTGGCGGCAAACTTAAACAAGTTATTCACGACTATGCTTATAAAAAAAATTTGGAGATAGCTTTTAGAATAATATTGAATGAAATTAATTTAGGTCTTGGACGATCCCTGTCTAAGGGGGTTTTAGAATGTTCGAATGATCTAATTGCTCGAATGGATGCTGATGATGAAGTTGTTGATGGGAGATTCACCCGGCAAACCATGGAATTCGAGGCAAACCCTGATCTAGTCTTGGTGGGAGGACATATTTGTGAGGTTGAAGACACAATGCACAAGAATTCTACTGAACAATGTGTTCGACGCGGTATTTTGGGAGTCGAAAGAATACGGAATCAGGCACCATTCAGAAATCCTTTCAATCATATGACGGTGATGTTTCGAAAAAGTGCTGTGCTCAAAGTTGGCAACTATAGGCCAGTACCTTGCTTTGAAGATTATTACTTATGGATGAGAATGCTTAAAGCTGGTTACCATATGGATAATATAGACTCAATACTTGTCCGCGCTACAATTGGTAATGGAATGATAAAGCGCAGAAGTGGTTTTGACTATGTAGTAAACGAAATCAAATTCTTCAAGAGATTACTAGAAGAGAATCTGATTTCAAGTAGTACATATATGAAAATTGTCGCGGTGAGATTACCCTTGCGTTTACTGCCAGAACGTTTATTGAGATTTGTGTATCAGGATATATTAAGGGACAGATATGCTAGTGGAATGCCGCAATCTAGATGATGAAACATGGACTGACATTTGTATTATTGGTTCAGGGCTTGGAGGGGGGACTCTCGCGTTGCAGCTTGCAAATACTGACAGCAGAATCTTCCTAATCGAAGCTGGCAACTCTATTAGAAGCAGCTGTTCAGCTGTTCAGCATCGTAGTGTGGGCAGAGCATTTAAACTTAATCCAACCCGAGCTATTGAAGTCGGTGGAACTTCGAACCTTTGGCATGGAGTCCTTGCGCCGCTCGATGAAATAGATTTTCAATATAGAGAATGGATTCCCCACAGTGGGTGGCCGATTAAGCTCTCAGATCTAAAGCCATGGTACGACAAAGCAGGCATGTTTTTAGGTATTAAGTCGTCTCATTTGTTTGATGTGGATATACTAGAAAAAGAGCTCGGTATTAGTCGGTATGACTTGCCTATAGTGCGAGATGTCATTGATAACAAGGTTTTTCAGCAGCCACAGCCGGTGACTGATCTTAAATCTAAGTTAATGTGGGCTTCAAAAAAATATAGCAACTTCACTATAGTTTCAAATGCGGTAGCCCTAGAATTGAAATCATCTAGTGCAATAAGGGATAGGATAGACAACCTTGAAGTTGGTTGTTTATCGACCCGAATAACAAAGAAGATCAGAGCAAATATCTTTATAGTGTGTGCAGGGGCCTTAGAGTCGCCGCGTCTTCTACTAAATTCTTGCAAGTTTAAGCCTGGTTCAAAATACAATAAGTATAACAATATAGGCGCGTTCTTGATGGATCACCCTATGGGAAATCTAGTTCAGGTGAAGTTTCGTCGTCCTACGGTCGCGAGAATGTATAGTGACTTTAAAGGGGAGTCAAGTGTCAAAGTTAAATCCGGAATTGTATTCAGAGATTCGATACAGCGACTAGAGCGGCTTCCTAACCACAATTTTTATGTACGACCAAGTTTTAAGGAGGGAATCAACAATGAGACAGAGACTCTGAAATTGTACCTGTTGACTCTTAAAAGAGGAAAGCTA of Pseudobacteriovorax antillogorgiicola contains these proteins:
- a CDS encoding glycosyltransferase, giving the protein MNERFTVLLPVYALDHPERLSVCLESITRQVPKPQEIVIVIDGPIGGKLKQVIHDYAYKKNLEIAFRIILNEINLGLGRSLSKGVLECSNDLIARMDADDEVVDGRFTRQTMEFEANPDLVLVGGHICEVEDTMHKNSTEQCVRRGILGVERIRNQAPFRNPFNHMTVMFRKSAVLKVGNYRPVPCFEDYYLWMRMLKAGYHMDNIDSILVRATIGNGMIKRRSGFDYVVNEIKFFKRLLEENLISSSTYMKIVAVRLPLRLLPERLLRFVYQDILRDRYASGMPQSR
- a CDS encoding GMC oxidoreductase produces the protein MLVECRNLDDETWTDICIIGSGLGGGTLALQLANTDSRIFLIEAGNSIRSSCSAVQHRSVGRAFKLNPTRAIEVGGTSNLWHGVLAPLDEIDFQYREWIPHSGWPIKLSDLKPWYDKAGMFLGIKSSHLFDVDILEKELGISRYDLPIVRDVIDNKVFQQPQPVTDLKSKLMWASKKYSNFTIVSNAVALELKSSSAIRDRIDNLEVGCLSTRITKKIRANIFIVCAGALESPRLLLNSCKFKPGSKYNKYNNIGAFLMDHPMGNLVQVKFRRPTVARMYSDFKGESSVKVKSGIVFRDSIQRLERLPNHNFYVRPSFKEGINNETETLKLYLLTLKRGKLSLSKILKVIFSINLVLQILVYKLSLRVKYRFADLFFVTEQVPSRDSYVSLSHEKDDFGYPIASVNWNVSDIDLVSMEKSLGYVRQIFSDRYFEFVHEDKDIDWKNSFTSAAHHVGTLRMAKGPEDGVVDKNLKVFGLDNLYVCDGSVFPTSGNVNSGLTIVALAFRLARYLRGLK